A genome region from Euphorbia lathyris chromosome 4, ddEupLath1.1, whole genome shotgun sequence includes the following:
- the LOC136226662 gene encoding putative disease resistance protein RGA3: MAERGYVYVGKLLSNLINLIPVDFEDLKRFWGFEDQLNQLRQLLVAIADLVEGAEQKQETVVYARRWLRNLKEAAYEADNLLSELAYETTRLQIRNQEVNSFSSTSRAINDARKAKFRSQMVPKLNKVNQSLQNIQRICLSLQLSSIQHNLEDSLSQTRLPTDSIFDNSVVGRKADVAEIVNLLTSSYNEQLTVVSIVGMGGIGKTTLAKLVCQKVMALTRKPFDFTIWVCSDNFSEHKMLGEILRSLNASMQGLTNKDAILSQLKKELVSKKFLLVLDDVWNKDHSQWDLLKALLSRICRNNGNAILVTTRKEEVASVMGTSSQRIYRLNSLSNDECWFILKERAFGKVTKPVPSILEVIGRDIAKKCTGIPLIAKVLGGIMGFDRDEETWLKIRDAILLKEGDVLIAMFERILHHLPSYLKPWFAFCSTFPKGFLIRKEELIWLWMAEGIVESFDMGSKCFDALLATSVFQDEERDAYGDIILCKMHNLVHDPLLVSRSETSSIYHLYVDDQVVPYLGDTLRIGAKKLRTILVGGVPNQKIWTMERLRSLHLNVSDMEVLPSSIGKMKHLRYLDVSISKTKELPESITKLYNLQTLNLSNSSITELPEFITKLFNLQTLNLSNSSIKKLPESISKLHSLQTLNVSSSNIKELPESINKLHNLQTLDVSDSNIKELPESISELCNLQTLKFLECKELTKLPRNKINNLFSLKHIAFSYEHQMPLGLGKLSGLQTLLFFVVGRDWGGNIEELQYLNKLRGNLKITRLEEVGDKEEVERANLQQKARIQGLCFEWTYGSNDRSSRDEELLEGLQPHPNIERIKIKYYMGEKWPSWMLRMKSPGVGDSFIVINNLVDLCLERCCNCVQLPRLGDLPHLKFLKMNHMGKVKRIDNDFYGIDSEGISNECLRLFPALKSLSMRRMDNLTEWSSPSDGNRVVVFPCLEHLSIQSCSKLTGFPMSDLSELVKLEIRDCEELRLLTSRQQTFAFLTSLSIVGCSKLTYLRNWLLSDLCFMELSVKRCEWLTFIPEDFGKVSCLTSLEIYCCKRLRYFREEILCKLTRLQNLSIGAFSEELDDFCYLDGIKNLPCLEELEIWGSDFFGREMSCLPSQLQHLTVLKSLKIMGFTTMETFPEWLTNLQSLQSLSLDYCRLLGSSSTATVIQRLCNLTHLNINCCPILEESKSEWLQSLDTTRIKVEFSHVSNVRVRLGY, translated from the exons ATGGCTGAGAGAGGCTATGTGTACGTGGGGAAACTACTATCCAACCTGATCAATTTAATTCCGGTAGACTTTGAAGATTTGAAAAGATTTTGGGGATTTGAAGACCAACTCAACCAGCTTCGACAATTACTAGTTGCAATTGCTGATCTAGTGGAAGGTGCAGAGCAGAAACAAGAGACTGTGGTGTATGCCAGACGGTGGCTGAGAAATCTGAAAGAAGCTGCTTATGAAGCTGACAACTTGCTTTCTGAGTTGGCTTATGAAACTACTCGACTTCAGATTCGAAATCAGGAG GTTAATAGTTTCTCTTCAACTTCAAGAGCCATCAACGATGCACGAAAGGCTAAATTTCGTAGCCAAATGGTGCCTAAGCTTAATAAAGTGAACCAGTCACTACAAAACATTCAGAGGATATGTCTATCCCTTCAACTTAGTTCAATCCAACACAATTTGGAGGATAGTTTGTCTCAGACTAGGTTGCCAACAGACTCAATCTTTGACAACTCAGTTGTAGGAAGGAAAGCTGATGTAGCAGAAATTGTCAACCTGCTGACTAGCTCTTACAATGAACAACTTACCGTTGTTTCCATTGTAGGTATGGGTGGTATAGGAAAGACGACTTTAGCTAAACTTGTGTGTCAAAAAGTAATGGCTTTAACTAGAAAACCTTTTGATTTTACAATATGGGTGTGTTCTGACAACTTCAGTGAACACAAAATGTTGGGAGAAATATTGCGATCTTTGAATGCATCGATGCAGGGCTTAACCAACAAAGATGCAATTCTTAGCCAACTTAAGAAAGAGTTGGTCAGTAAAAAATTTCTTCTGgttttagatgatgtttggaaCAAGGATCATAGCCAGTGGGATCTTCTAAAAGCATTGTTGTCAAGAATTTGTAGAAACAATGGAAATGCTATTCTTGTCACAACTCGTAAGGAGGAAGTGGCATCCGTTATGGGGACTTCATCTCAACGTATTTATCGGCTTAATTCTTTGTCTAATGATGAGTGTTGGTTCATTTTGAAGGAAAGGGCATTTGGAAAGGTAACAAAACCAGTCCCATCAATTTTAGAGGTTATAGGAAGGGATATTGCAAAAAAATGTACTGGAATCCCATTGATTGCAAAAGTTTTAGGAGGGATAATGGGATTTGATAGGGATGAAGAAACTTGGTTGAAAATTAGAGATGCTATCCTTTTGAAAGAAGGGGATGTTTTGATAGCTATGTTCGAACGAATTCTTCATCACTTGCCTTCATATTTAAAGCCATGGTTTGCATTCTGTTCAACTTTTCCAAAAGGCTTCTTAATTAGAAAGGAAGAGTTGATTTGGTTATGGATGGCTGAGGGGATTGTTGAGTCATTTGACATGGGCAGCAAATGCTTTGATGCCTTACTTGCAACTTCCGTGTTCCAAGATGAAGAAAGGGATGCTTATGGCGATATCATACTATGCAAGATGCACAATCTTGTCCACGATCCATTGCTTGTGTCCAGATCTGAAACATCTTCCATCTATCATTTATATGTAGATGATCAAGTTGTACCATATTTGGGGGATACTCTAAGGATTGGGGCCAAGAAGTTGCGCACTATACTCGTAGGCGGTGTTCCCAATCAGAAGATATGGACGATGGAAAGGTTGCGGAGTCTGCACTTAAATGTTTCTGATATGGAAGTATTGCCATCATCCATTGGGaaaatgaaacatttgagatatCTTGATGTCTCAATTTCTAAAACCAAAGAGCTGCCCGAGTCAATCACGAAGCTATATAATCTTCAAACTTTGAATCTCTCAAATTCCAGCATCACAGAATTGCCTgaattcatcaccaagctcttCAATCTTCAAACTTTGAATCTCTCAAATTCTAGCATCAAAAAGTTGCCTGAATCCATCAGCAAGCTCCACAGTCTTCAAACTTTGAATGTCTCAAGTTCCAACATCAAAGAATTGCCTGAATCCATCAACAAGCTACACAATCTTCAAACTTTGGATGTCTCAGATTCTAACATAAAAGAGTTGCCTGAATCCATCTCCGAGCTCTGCAATCTTCAGACTTTGAAATTCCTTGAATGCAAGGAACTTACCAAGCTTCCTAGAAACAAGATTAACAATCTGTTCAGTTTAAAGCATATTGCTTTTTCTTATGAGCACCAGATGCCACTTGGTTTGGGGAAGCTAAGTGGTTTGCAAACATTGTTATTCTTTGTTGTGGGTCGTGACTGGGGAGGTAACATTGAAGAACTTCAATACTTAAACAAACTAAGAGGGAACTTGAAAATTACTAGGCTTGAGGAGGTGGGTGATAAGGAAGAAGTGGAGCGAGCAAATTTGCAGCAGAAAGCAAGAATACAAGGACTTTGTTTTGAATGGACCTATGGATCAAATGATAGAAGCTCAAGGGACGAGGAACTGCTGGAAGGCCTTCAACCTCATCCAAACATCGAAAGAATAAAGATCAAGTATTACATGGGAGAAAAATGGCCATCGTGGATGTTGAGGATGAAGAGTCCAGGTGTTGGTGATTCTTTTATAGTAATTAATAATTTGGTGGATCTTTGCTTAGAACGGTGCTGCAACTGTGTACAACTCCCTCGACTTGGAGATCTTCCCCATCTTAAATTTCTTAAGATGAATCACATGGGAAAAGTGAAGCGTATCGATAATGATTTTTATGGAATTGACAGTGAAGGCATTAGCAATGAGTGCTTGAGGTTGTTTCCAGCATTGAAATCATTGTCTATGAGACGGATGGATAATTTGACTGAATGGAGCTCTCCATCGGATGGTAATAGGGTGGTTGTGTTTCCTTGTCTCGAACATTTGTCCATTCAGTCTTGTTCTAAATTGACAGGTTTTCCGATGAGTGATTTGTCTGAACTTGTGAAGCTAGAAATCAGAGATTGTGAGGAACTGAGGCTCTTAACCAGTAGGCAGCAGACCTTTGCATTTCTTACAAGTCTCTCAATTGTTGGGTGTTCAAAATTAACTTATCTTCGAAATTGGCTTTTATCTGATTTGTGTTTCATGGAATTGAGTGTAAAAAGATGTGAATGGCTAACGTTTATTCCAGAAGATTTCGGGAAGGTAAGCTGTTTAACCTCCTTAGAGATATATTGTTGTAAAAGATTGAGATATTTTCGGGAGGAGATATTATGCAAACTCACTCGGTTGCAGAATTTAAGTATTGGTGCCTTTTCAGAGGAGTTGGATGATTTCTGCTATTTAGATGGAATAAAAAACCTTCCATGCCTGGAGGAGTTAGAAATATGGGGATCTGATTTTTTCGGTCGTGAAATGAGTTGTCTACCAAGTCAACTTCAACACCTCACAGTCCTGAAATCATTGAAGATAATGGGATTCACAACAATGGAAACATTCCCAGAATGGTTGACAAATCTTCAGTCTCTTCAGTCCCTTTCTCTGGATTACTGTAGGCTTCTTGGGTCTTCATCAACAGCTACAGTCATACAACGCCTCTGCAATTTAACACATCTCAACATTAACTGCTGCCCCATTCTTGAGGAAAGTAAATCTGAATGGTTACAGTCTTTGGACACCACAAGAATCAAAGTTGAGTTTTCACATGTCTCGAATGTCAGAGTCCGTTTGGGATATTAG
- the LOC136226663 gene encoding putative disease resistance protein RGA4 — protein sequence MDALMGGAKRSRTIVVGGAPNQEIWKMKRLRSLHINVSNMEVLPSSIVKMKHLRYLGVSISKTKELPESITKLYNLRTLNLSNSSIKELPEFTTTLFNLQTLNLSNSNINKLPESISKLHSLQTLNVSNSNIKELPESITKLHSLQTLDVSNSNIKELPESITELRNLQTLKFLECKELTKLPRKKINNLVSLKHIAFSYEHQMPFGLGKLNGLETLLLFVVGPNWGGSIEELECLNKLSGDLKITRLEEVGNKKEVERANLQGKAEIQGLSFEWSYGANDRSSMDEELLEGLEPHPNIERIKIKYYMGEKWPSWMLRMKSPGDGDSFVVINNLVDLRLERCCNCVQLPRLGDLPHLKFLKMNHMRKVERIGNEFYGIDSEGSSIGCLRLFPALISLSICC from the coding sequence ATGGATGCTCTAATGGGTGGGGCCAAGAGGTCGCGTACTATTGTCGTCGGCGGTGCTCCTAATCAAGAGATAtggaagatgaaaaggttgcGGAGTCTACACATAAATGTTTCTAACATGGAAGTATTGCCATCATCAATCGTGaaaatgaaacatttgagatatCTTGGTGTCTCCATTTCTAAAACCAAAGAGCTGCCTGAGTCAATCACCAAGCTATACAATCTTCGAACTTTGAATCTCTCAAATTCTAGCATCAAAGAATTGCCTGAATTCACCACTACGCTCTTCAATCTTCAAACTTTGAATCTCTCAAATTCTAACATCAACAAGTTGCCTGAATCCATCAGCAAGCTCCACAGTCTTCAAACTTTGAATGTGTCAAATTCCAACATCAAAGAATTGCCTGAATCAATCACTAAGCTCCACAGTCTTCAAACTTTGGATGTCTCAAATTCTAACATCAAAGAGTTGCCTGAATCCATCACCGAGCTCCGCAATCTTCAAACTTTGAAATTCCTTGAATGTAAGGAACTTACCAAGCTTCCTAGAAAGAAGATTAACAATCTGGTCAGTTTAAAGCATATTGCTTTTTCTTATGAGCACcagatgccatttggtttgggGAAGCTAAATGGTCTTGAAACATTGCTATTATTTGTTGTGGGTCCTAACTGGGGAGGTAGTATTGAAGAACTTGAGTGCTTAAACAAACTAAGTGGGGACTTGAAAATAACCAGGCTTGAGGAGGTGGGTAATAAGAAAGAAGTTGAGAGAGCAAATTTGCAGGGGAAAGCCGAAATACAAGGGCTTAGTTTTGAATGGAGTTATGGAGCAAATGATAGAAGCTCAATGGATGAGGAACTGCTGGAAGGCCTTGAACCTCATCCAAACATAGAAAGAATAAAGATCAAGTATTACATGGGAGAAAAATGGCCATCGTGGATGTTGAGGATGAAGAGTCCAGGTGATGGTGATTCTTTTGTAGTAATTAACAATTTGGTGGATCTTAGGTTGGAACGGTGCTGCAATTGTGTACAACTTCCTCGTCTTGGAGATCTTCCTCATCTTAAATTTCTTAAGATGAATCACATGAGAAAAGTGGAGCGCATAGGTAATGAGTTCTATGGGATTGACAGTGAAGGCAGTAGCATTGGATGCTTAAGGTTGTTTCCAGCATTGATATCATTGTCCATATGTTGTTGA
- the LOC136226563 gene encoding uncharacterized protein, with product MNPYKIIGNLAKSGQLLLDAEGRSRGMERESKVRETLFGEEKIKEMVRYTRGSDYVEVKCGCTSKRYGDTTSTLQHFEFMPTANFFSSVIAVPPVYGLSKDLNLEPKKINFWEMNLWNHPRVLELCQ from the exons ATGAACCCATACAAAATCATCGGAAATCTGGCTAAATCCGGCCAGCTACTTCTGG ATGCAGAAGGTAGAAGTAGAGGGATGGAAAGAGAATCAAAGGTGCGTGAAACATTATTTGGGGAGGAGAAAATAAAAGAGATGGTTAGATACACTAGAGGAAGCGATTACGTTGAAGTTAAGTGTGGCTGCACCAGCAAAAGGTACGGAGACACCACTTCAACACTTCAACACTTCGAGTTTATGCCAACCGCCAATTTCTTCTCGTCCGTGATTGCAGTTCCGCCTGTCTACGGA CTAAGCAAGGATCTCAACCTTGAGCCTAAAAAGATCAATTTCTGGGAAATGAACTTATGGAATCATCCAAGAGTTCTGGAACTGTGCCAATAG